Within Xiphophorus hellerii strain 12219 chromosome 10, Xiphophorus_hellerii-4.1, whole genome shotgun sequence, the genomic segment CCCTCCTCGTTCTAACTAGACGTAAATCTGCAAGGCAAAAGTCCAGAGGTGTTTCTCTGAAGATCTATGAGGCTTCCTCTGCTTTAGGCGTTGCCTCGGCGCCATCGTCCAGGCTCTGCTGTTTGATGTACTGTTGCAGTAGGGCGGAGAGATGAGCCGGGTGGCGCTGCAGCATGAAGGCTGTGCGGGACGTCAGCATAGTCAGCCCGCTGACCAGCTCGCCCTGGACGACGGTCAGTGACGGCAGTTTGGAGTAGCTGACCACGCCCTGTGCACTCAGCAGTGTGTTGTCTATGCAGGCGCCTGCGGAGAGATGAGAAGATGATGTGGTTTAGAAGAGAGGCAGTGGTGCTGACATTGATCTGCAACAAAACTCAGGAATTCAACAATTCCATTTAGACATGAACAATAAGTTGGATCAGATTACATGTGAAGAACTCTAAATCAGCGAGGGGatactttttgtatttacccTGAACAATTAGTGGAGTTGTGAAAAAGGAAGGGAAACTAAACTTTTCTTATTCACTAAGATAACCTAAAGtactttccagaaatttaaaCTGGTAAACTTTCAAAATTTTAGTGTTTGTATACCAAggtacaaaattaaaaatgatagcATCAGCTACAGAATCAGATGTTGTCGTTTGTAGTTAGCGCTCCTCTAAGACCAACAGTGAAGCTTGATTCACAAAAAAAGTCTATGAAATTTACCAACGTCCTCTTATTTCAGATTGATGATAATTCTGTTTCAAAGCTTAAATGCTGTGAAATAATCAGAAGTCATGGCTGTGGAATGTTAGGTTGTTTACTGGAATCAAAGCAAATGCAGGTCAATATGGGTCCTATAGACATTAGGATGCATTAATTGTATGAtcagactttgtttttcagatgtcaCCAGATATGTACTATGCTTAGAGGTATTTCTCATTTGGAAAATCAAATCCAAGCTTTAATGTCTGGCAGATGTTTTGTGATGTTGTGtcaatatttccacaaaaaaacccttttcTGATGATGACATCTGTTTTGCAGATAGCATCATCtccttttatgtttattttggagTAAGAGTGAAGACCTCTCAATTTACTTGAAGGTATATTATTCTTGATGTATGTAAACACTTgactttgcaaaaaataatatctaaaaACGTTTCTTTCTCTCATTACTCTGACATTCAgcaaatagaaacagttttggTGACTGATTTAAACGtgtattttaataacatttaatcTAAATATGTAATTTCAATTGTCCcattcaaactaaacatttttgatgataatacattttcaatagACATAAAGCCCTTTTTGGAAGTGACCATTTTTCCTATTTCTTGTCAGCATATATCCTATCGTGGATGTTCATCGCAACATACAGCAGAGTAGTTCTTTGGAAGCACTTATAAAACATACCTAAGAGTGTCATCTGTGGGCTAAACCTGAGAGCAGACATCATCTCTTTCACCTTCGGCTCTTTGCTCACGAAGAGAACGGTGGGGCCGAtaaacagaggagccatgttgctGTAAACTGAGTTACTCAGGAACGACCGCATTacctgaaggaaaaaaaaagaaaaaagaaaagctgaaaaaagtcaaaacattccAACTGGTAAAGGTGAATCACAATTTCCTgaaagaaacatatttacagttttctttctgGGGTATGCATGCTACTTTTGCTTAATTTTTGTCCAAATGACTGtataaaagtgcaaaaatgtgCTGCAAGTTCTTTGATACAGATAGTATCAAAACTGCTAAAAGTATCCACTTTAAACATCACAGCGAGAAGTTAAAACTCCTTAGCGCTGTTTCAATCAATCCACAGTATCAAAAGGAATCCATGACGTACCACTCACGGTGACTAAGAGGAATCCTAGTTACCTGGTTGGGGAAAAACCTAACTTTGATGCCGTGTTTGCAAAGTCTGTGTCTGAGCATCAGCATGTCGTCAACACTGCAGGCGTTTGTCTGGACCACAGCGATCATTTTGCACTCCTCAAACACTTCCTCCAAATTCTTCTTCAGGagtaaaacaaactcattatcctgaaggaaacaaagaaaagtaatttagcaggaaaaactgcaaaagtttGGGTcataaaaaaggaataaattcAGAGATTCTACCCATCAGTCGGTCAGAGACAAGAATCAGACAACTATCCTTTACTTTTGCTCAAATACAGTGTATAAACATGTCTAATCCTCTGTAGACACAATCTGATGAATTTATTGGAACATGTCCTTTTAGTGGCCTCCACTTCATGTAGAGTAATGGTGCTTCTAAGGCCCCTACTTGAACTATCAGGGTTTGGTCCTTTAAAGAACTGCAGCATAGCACCACATGTACCAACAACATCCTCTGTAATGTCGCAGGTAATTCTAGACAGAAATTCAGTGAATGGAAAAAGGATTCCATCCAGGTCTTAAAGTCACTTGGCATACCGTTATAAAGAATATTCTCCAACATGCctaatgacagtttagaaataaactccaatttcattaaaactaaGTCTCGTTGTTGCATCaattcagctgcagctgcagtcggGGTCTCACCTCCTGGACGTGCTTTTGTTCGGACGGATAAGCCCCCGGGGGAACGGTCCTAGCTGGAGGAATGTACTGTGTGACGGCAATGAGCTTCTGTTTGAGGATATGAACGGGTTTTTTATGACGGGTCACAGCCTTGGACCCGTGCCGGACACTCTGAATCAGAGGCAGCCACCCTGAAAGCCACAGAGCTGGTTAGAAGTCTACCACAACACCGGAGATGCAAAGTTAGCATCGGCTAGCCACGCTGCAAATCTGCCACCGTTTAACTAAAAGGTGGCAGACACTAATAACAACAGACATTATATAcgcagtaaaaatacatttctaacaTTTCAATGAGTtaggtatgtttttaaaaaacaatttaaggtATTTTTACCCTGGTTTCGTTGCAACTTCACACACAAGGTCGCCGACATCTTCAACAGGAAATACGTTATTTAGAATGcgacaaaagaagaaatgttgcGTTCAATTACAcgtcagtaaaaataaaatcttcaccAATAAAGCTCTGACTCGAGCTAGAACTAGTTAAAACTCAACACGGACCATAGACATATAATTGTGACTAATAATGACCCAAACTAAATTCgaaacataatttttatgtttcgaataaaaacatcaaaagaaattcagaagaaaatgtgCTGAATTTCTTCTGAAACTGTCAGCTTTTCATACGCAAATTCTGTTTACattattttgatgtttataAACGTTAGCTTGCATAagtgttttatataaaataaaagaggcttaataatttattttcgtaaGTGTTTTGagtattaaaatgaaaagtgaatAATATTTTCAACCAAAAAAGACATACAAAGAGGATTACAGTGACATTTTTTGCATTACTTTAATGAATGAGTTGTAGAGTTGTTAGGAAAGAGAGTAGAGGTTTCAGACTAAAGTAGGTAAAATGTGTTTCCCGTCCTTCCTGAAAAAGATCAATTTATCCTCTTAAttctatgtttttcttttcaaaccaTTAATCAACGTATTTATGTCAACAGACCACGGCAAACAAGAAAACCCATGTCATGTGAACGCCTCAGAACGTATTGAcgtgtgtgttttttccttcagtttactttatgcatttaaaccacattttatttatgtcctGCTTAAATTAGGACTTAAgacatattatttttttaaaaatatccacattattttacaaaaaacgaATGTTGTCTTAGCACAAAAGCTGCACGTTTGCATAATCCTTTACGTAAAGGTTACGTCAGAGTAGTTTTGACAAGCATGAGGCGCATACTCAGTGTGAGTTTATTAAGACATTTTAGCCTGTTTGGTAGAAATCACCCCTCTCGTATCAGCCTGTCTGTTGGGGAACGGGGCGCTTTTGCACGAAATTTTTGCAGCAAAACGATAAGTGACGGCAGCACCATGGATCTGAGCAATATGAGGAAGAAATATAGAGGGGAACAAGAGGTGAGTGGCATTCTAAGCAGAAACATGTATTGTGTTGAGCAAATCAAGGCAGGAGTCACAGTCTGGAAGTGCAAGGTCACAAAGAAACTATTTTTGCAACGTGCTAAATCTGTAGTGagaaaactggaaacaaatATACCTGCAAGGATTGTATGCCTCAATTCGTAATTGTCCCTGCATGCTTTAGACTTTGACCTATGCCCAGTCATCTactgtttaaagaaaaagcaaatttcAAATAGGTCAGCCATAAAAAGAGAGTGGCTCTTTTGGTTGATCCTAAACAGTGAAAATAACCTATTTGGTTTGCATGATACATGTActgttaaaacaaatgttaatcCTGCAGACATTAGGTTTGTTCAACTGTAAACAAATTAAAGATTCTTGCAAAGAATCCATAACCTTGTTCCACATTCTTCTTACAAActtaagagtttgttttttttaactgtaggCGATAGGCTAACATAAGGTCTGACTTGACATGTtcctgccagtggaaccagtggTGTTTAAGTACCTACATATCATCCATCACTAGTGTTTTTTCAGATGTCTGGTTTATTTTTAGAGTacgagagagagcaagacttaaACGGATATCAGAAAGTCTAAATGCTGCGCAACAAAATAGATGTGTTTTTTCCTTATTACTGTTAAACCTGTCTTTCATGGATTTGCTGGATTTGAGAGTGTTTTGGAGTTCTTACCATTTAGGTCCACATTCTCTTACAGCCAGGGACTGTAAGAGAAAGATGCAAAAGACATCTCAGACCTTCAGCTCTAAAATAATTTGGCATTTGCTTTAAGGTAACAATAAGAGACTGGTGTCTGTAAAGCACATTGGAGCATAATATAAATCAGTGGTTTTCAATCCTTGTCCTCAGGATCTAGTGAccttaatgttttaaatttttctctGCTCCAGCACATTAGAGTCGACTGAGTCTATTGCCTCATCAAAATAAGTGCTGCAAAAGCACACCCATTAATTTAGATAAGATGTGTGAAAGCTcgaaaacacctaaaacatgccaGACAATGTGTTCTGGGGACTAGGATTGAAAACCTGTGGTATAAATAGTCATACCACTCATGAAATGAAGGTAGTCAGACACTATATTCTGCTTGGTCCATCTGTAATAAGAatatatctgttttctttctaaaattgCTTCCACTTTACACTGTTTTTGTGAAAGAGGGGCTTCCTTTGAACCGAGGtttacagatattttaaaaataatggcagtatggttcaatattttaaactgtcttTAATATCTTGTATTAGCAAATGACTACTTTTGTGCATTCTCCAGAATCTTTGTACTTTTTCTGACTTCAACTCTG encodes:
- the mrpl10 gene encoding large ribosomal subunit protein uL10m is translated as MSATLCVKLQRNQGWLPLIQSVRHGSKAVTRHKKPVHILKQKLIAVTQYIPPARTVPPGAYPSEQKHVQEDNEFVLLLKKNLEEVFEECKMIAVVQTNACSVDDMLMLRHRLCKHGIKVRFFPNQVMRSFLSNSVYSNMAPLFIGPTVLFVSKEPKVKEMMSALRFSPQMTLLGACIDNTLLSAQGVVSYSKLPSLTVVQGELVSGLTMLTSRTAFMLQRHPAHLSALLQQYIKQQSLDDGAEATPKAEEAS